The Haloferax marinisediminis nucleotide sequence ATGCTCACACATAACACATCTGTGGCGAGTCACCCCGTACTATCCTATTCGACGAGAGCTTCGAAGGCATCTGGCGGGGCGCCACTCTGCTCTTCGAGGAGATACTGCGCGAGAACCAAGACGACGAGCGCTGTCGAGACGAAAATGGCGACTGCAGCCCACGAGAGAAGTGAAAACACCGGGAGTCCGGCCCAGAGTCCGAGAATCAGTACCCACCCGAGGATCCCGAGCGCGCCATAGTACTTACTCCACGAGCGGCCATCCTCGGACTGCATCCAAAAGAATCCTCGAGTAGCAACGTCAGAGACGAGCGAGACGCTCCGTTCTTCTTCGTCGTAGCGAACTAAGCCCGCCGACTCGAGTTTGGGGAGATGTGTTTGATACAACGAGATGTACACCCGTTGTCGCTCCTCGTCGGTCACGTCCTCGACCGGGGTTTCGTTCTCCCTGGCGGCGACCATTGCAGCGAGTTGTTTCAACGAGATGGGCTCATCTGCTCGGTGGAGGAAATATAGAATTTGCCTCCGACGCGAGTTGCTGAGGATCCTGAACAGCTCGTCTTTGGATAGAGATGTCATCGGTGTGTGCGGGTGGTCCCGCGCACGCCGCGCGTAAGGACCAAACTCCGGTTAATCTGAGTACACCACATGTGACCTTTGTTATCGTGACATTTCTGCGATGCACTGGACTACTACTGGCCGAAAATTAAGTTCAGCTTCACCAGAGGTTCTGTTGGGGAGAGACGGTCAGTGCCCCGGTTCTGTCTCGGAAATCGGGCTGGTTACTGGTGTGAGTGGGTATTGAAATAAGTCAGGAGGATAGAACGAGCCCAATATCGCGTCTCGGGCGGTAATGCTGGCAATTATCCAGTATAGAGGTGGCTAACAATACCAGAGTACGGCGATAATATGAGTTGAGACTACATGTTCGAATTGACTGGCTTCCAGCGCGACCTTCTGTACGTCATTGCCGGGGCGGAGCGACCGTCCGGCCAAGAAATCAAAGAGATGATCAGCAAGGACGTCGGCGAAGTAAACCATGGACGGCTCTACCCGAACCTCGACGCGCTCGTAGAACAAGGGTACGTGAACAAAGGGCAACACGACCGACGAACAAACTTCTACGAGATGTCCGAGAAAGGACGAGAGTCGATTCTTGCCCGACGAGAGTGGGAAGATCAACACGTTAGTTTCCTCGAGTAAGCCACCTTCAGTGAGTTTCCGACACGGCAGTAGGTCGTGAAATCGTCACTTCGAACAGCTACCGGACTGGTAGTTTTCGTCCGAGTGGGCTCTTCGTACCACAGAAACCAATCAGAACGAGCCCCTGCGATCTCGATTTCTCCCGACTTCAGATCTGTTCGTGAGCGCAGCTGCGGCACCGTGGTCACGTCCCTTCCCTCGACGACGCTGTAATCCTCCGTTCGATTCGTTCGCGGACGAACGGTTGTCACTTCTCAGCGGTCGAGAACACGGCTCGACGCACTGAACGTGCAGTTCCAGGCAACGCGCTACGGTTTGCACACGACATAGACCCGCGAACACACAGAACGCGAACACACAGGACGCGAACCGCGGAAAGTCGACCATCCCAGCACCGGAGACATCGACAGTAGCGCAGCGAGAAATCCATCGGCAGAACCAGTCGACGCGAGAAATTTGTGACCGTGAGTGAGAGTCGTAAGACGACGAAAGCCACGTCTGCCTGATTACGGTCGGAACCGAGAGCGCCTCGTGCGAGTGACCCATCAAATCGCATCACGTCGTCCCACTTCACCCGTCTGTGAAATCGTGGTGTTCCACCTATCAACGAGGGCTGACGCCACCGTTTTTCGGAGAATATGGGCACCCTTCACAGAGAGGTATCACATTTTGAGACATTGGCTTGGCCCCAAATATTTCAGAATTTTTACCCAGTTTCGACCATCCCGAATTTGGCGATTAATGCAGTCATAAGAAACTGATTAATACTCTACTAATACGCCACTGTACAGCGTTTTAAGCAATTTACGTGGTGTCGCGTTCTATAAGAATTCACGACTGTTGAAAGTCGTATAGTATTAGAATTAGATATTCATACATTCCTACTAATGTAATCATCACAACATTTATGGTCCTCATCCTCAACTCCAGAAATATGGTAAGCGAACGGTCCAACGGGCAGGACCCCGAGAACAACACTGAAAATACGGTCGGCAGGCGTAGATACCTCGCGCTGTTCGGTTCAGTAACTGCTGCGGGTACGCTCGCAGGTGTCTCTGGGGTCGGCTCGGCGACAGAACAGTCCGACGAATCAGCTTCGAACGACGGCGAACACACGCTCGTCGTCGCAGGTACCGGCTCCCTGTCTTCGTTCGAAGTGACCGTCAGCGGCACGATTAGCCCGCTGAACGAGAACGGTGCCCTCAGCACGACGGGAGCAGTCGGACCGGCGGCCGAAGGAACGGTCGGCGACGATTCGCGGAGTTACCGGTTTGCCGGTGACATCACGAACTTCCAGTCGACCGACTCCGTGTCGGTCTACGTCGACGGCGTCCGCATCCCGACCAACTCCTTCTGAGGCAGGCGTTCAGACCGCTGTTTTCTCCCGCCAATTTCAGTGGTGAGACGTACGTCTCCGTCACTGAACCGGCGGTCGTCCCGACGAACAGTCAGTCGGACGGGCAGTCAGTGGTCTACGACCGCATGTATCCGCTGAGCCACTCGCTCGTCACGTCGGCGAATTCGACGGTCGACCCGCCGTGCTCGTCGACGAACGCGTTGGCATCGTCCGTCACCGAGAACGGAATCAGATCCTTTCCCATCCCCCCGTTGACCTCACTGTCGACGACGTAGGTCATCTCGGTGGCGTCACCGAAGGTATCCGCATCCGTGTGTGTCGATATGAACGTCTCTCCGCCATCGGTGGTGAGGGTGTAGTCGACGATGGAGTAGTCGGTGACGTAGATGGCCGTCGCTTCCCACCCCATCTGTTGGTGCTCGAAATAGTAGGGGAACAGCCCCATACTCAGCGTGTGGAACCACGCAGGGTTCGGATGTCCGTCGGGTTCGTGGTCCCGATAGAATATCTGTCCGTTTGGGCCGGCGTGAAGACCGATGACCATGCCTCCCTGGTCGTCTTCTTTTCCGCCGGAGAGGTCGACTGGCGCTGGCTTCGACGCGGTGTCGTCCCCGAGACAGCCAGCGAGTCCCACAGTTGCACCGCAAAAGAGTGCTTTCAGTGCTGTTCTGCGGGTGTATGCGCTGGAAGACCGGCCAGCATCGAGAGGTGCGCCGTGCATCGGTTCGTCTACTCGAACTCAGCCGTCATCGTATTTAAAAAGTGAGAAAGGGAGGGCGCATTAGACTGGCGCTCCAGACGAAGAGACGAAACGAAGCAGAACGGAACAGAACGAGACGGGACAGAACGGAACGAGACGAAGCGAGTGTGACGAAGATGTGAGGAACGCTCGAACGGAGGGGGCGTTAGGCCACGACGCGGGCACCCTCGACGAGGGAACGAGCCTCTTCGAAGAGACGGTCTGATTGCGTCCGGTCTCGCGCCTCTGCCGTGATACGGATGAGCGGTTCGGTCCCACTGGCACGAACGAGGAACCACCCATCGTCGGTATCGACACGGATGCCGTCGATGGTGTCGACGTTGTCGTACTGGGCGTGGATATCGCGGGCGATGCGGTCCATCGCCTGGGTTTTGTTCTCGAACGAGAGGTTGACTCTGCGGGTCGTGTACGCGTCGCCACCCAGTGACGCAACCTGTTCAGAGAGGGGACCGTTACGCTTGAGGAGTTCGGTGAGTTTGAGGGCCGCGTAGTGACCATCGGGAGCGAGCGTTTCGTCGGGCCAAATCCACGCACCCGAGGGTTCACCACCGAAGACGTACCCTGCGTTTTCGACGGTCTCTGCGATGTGAACGTCGCCGACTGGCGTGTAGGTGACACACCCACCAGCC carries:
- a CDS encoding DUF7344 domain-containing protein, with protein sequence MTSLSKDELFRILSNSRRRQILYFLHRADEPISLKQLAAMVAARENETPVEDVTDEERQRVYISLYQTHLPKLESAGLVRYDEEERSVSLVSDVATRGFFWMQSEDGRSWSKYYGALGILGWVLILGLWAGLPVFSLLSWAAVAIFVSTALVVLVLAQYLLEEQSGAPPDAFEALVE
- a CDS encoding PadR family transcriptional regulator — its product is MFELTGFQRDLLYVIAGAERPSGQEIKEMISKDVGEVNHGRLYPNLDALVEQGYVNKGQHDRRTNFYEMSEKGRESILARREWEDQHVSFLE
- a CDS encoding nitrous oxide reductase accessory protein NosL, which translates into the protein MHGAPLDAGRSSSAYTRRTALKALFCGATVGLAGCLGDDTASKPAPVDLSGGKEDDQGGMVIGLHAGPNGQIFYRDHEPDGHPNPAWFHTLSMGLFPYYFEHQQMGWEATAIYVTDYSIVDYTLTTDGGETFISTHTDADTFGDATEMTYVVDSEVNGGMGKDLIPFSVTDDANAFVDEHGGSTVEFADVTSEWLSGYMRS